From the Roseateles sp. XES5 genome, one window contains:
- a CDS encoding L-iditol 2-dehydrogenase — protein MKRLEGKSALITGSARGIGRAFAEAYIREGARVAIADINMERAQATAKEIGPAAYAVQMDVTQQASIDAAIAACVKEAGGLDILVNNAALFDLAPIVEITRESYDRLFSINVAGTLFTLQAAARQMIAQGRGGKIINMASQAGRRGEALVAVYCATKAAVISLTQSAGLNLIKHGINVNAIAPGVVDGEHWDGVDALFAKYENRPLGEKKRLVGAEVPFGRMGTADDLTGMALFLASQESNYVVAQTYNVDGGNWMS, from the coding sequence GGGATCGGCGCGCGGCATCGGCCGCGCTTTCGCGGAGGCCTATATCCGCGAAGGCGCCCGCGTCGCCATCGCCGACATCAACATGGAGCGGGCGCAGGCGACCGCGAAGGAAATCGGCCCTGCGGCCTATGCCGTGCAGATGGACGTGACGCAGCAGGCCTCCATCGATGCGGCCATAGCGGCCTGCGTGAAGGAGGCCGGGGGTCTCGATATCCTCGTCAACAACGCCGCGCTCTTCGATCTCGCGCCGATCGTCGAGATCACGCGCGAGAGCTACGACAGGCTGTTTTCGATCAACGTCGCCGGCACGCTGTTCACGCTGCAGGCGGCGGCGCGGCAGATGATCGCGCAGGGGCGCGGCGGCAAGATCATCAATATGGCAAGCCAGGCCGGCCGGCGCGGCGAGGCGCTCGTCGCCGTCTACTGCGCCACCAAGGCGGCGGTCATCAGCCTGACCCAGTCGGCGGGGCTGAACCTCATCAAGCACGGCATCAACGTCAACGCCATCGCCCCCGGCGTGGTGGACGGCGAGCACTGGGACGGCGTCGACGCGCTGTTTGCCAAATACGAGAACCGGCCGCTCGGCGAGAAGAAGCGCCTCGTGGGGGCGGAAGTGCCCTTCGGCCGCATGGGCACGGCGGACGACCTCACCGGCATGGCGCTCTTCCTTGCCTCGCAGGAGAGCAACTACGTCGTCGCGCAAACCTACAATGTCGACGGCGGCAACTGGATGAGCTGA
- a CDS encoding mannitol dehydrogenase family protein gives MTTKLSLATLDAVEKTAGVPSYARGSLAAGIVHFGVGNFHRAHQAVYLDDLFNLGLDHDWAIVGAGVLPSDAAMREKLAGQDFLTTVVEQDNNRSGARVTGAMIDYLAPGNAAATVARLADPAIRIVSLTITEGGYFINPASGIFDSAHPAIAADAANPADPKTVFGLILAGLKVRKDKGIAPYTVMSCDNIPHNGKVTHAAVSGLARLSDPGLADWIDANVAFPNGMVDRITPATGAREIGIVADDYGIDDAWPVFCEEFKQWVLEDNFPEGRPALEKVGVQFVPDVAPYEHMKIRILNGGHAAIAYPAALLDIHFVHEAMEDPDIRAFLGKLEREEIIPVIPPVPDTDLNDYYALIERRFSNPKIADTIPRLAQDGSNRQPKFILPSTADRLSRGEDVTGLALVSALWCHYLAGVTDSGKAIAFNDPNIDRIHAAATAAKNDPQAFLGLGDIFGAVANAGLFIRRFTDALQSLQQNGTRATLKRYLDNALSS, from the coding sequence ATGACCACGAAACTGTCGCTCGCCACCCTCGACGCGGTCGAAAAGACCGCAGGCGTGCCATCCTATGCGCGCGGCAGCCTTGCGGCGGGCATCGTCCACTTCGGCGTCGGCAATTTTCATCGGGCGCATCAGGCGGTCTATCTCGATGACCTCTTCAATCTCGGACTCGATCATGACTGGGCGATCGTCGGCGCCGGCGTGCTCCCATCCGACGCCGCCATGCGCGAGAAGCTTGCCGGGCAGGATTTCCTGACGACGGTGGTCGAGCAGGACAATAACCGCTCCGGCGCGCGCGTCACCGGTGCGATGATCGATTATCTCGCGCCCGGCAACGCGGCGGCGACCGTCGCGCGCCTTGCCGATCCGGCGATCCGCATCGTCTCGCTGACCATCACCGAGGGTGGTTACTTCATCAATCCTGCCTCGGGCATCTTCGACTCCGCCCATCCGGCCATCGCCGCCGATGCCGCCAACCCGGCGGACCCGAAGACCGTTTTCGGTCTCATCCTTGCCGGCCTGAAAGTGCGCAAGGACAAGGGCATCGCGCCCTATACGGTCATGTCCTGCGACAACATTCCCCACAACGGCAAGGTGACGCACGCGGCCGTATCCGGTCTCGCGCGCCTCTCCGACCCCGGTCTTGCCGACTGGATCGACGCCAACGTCGCCTTTCCCAACGGCATGGTCGACCGCATCACGCCGGCGACCGGTGCGCGCGAGATCGGCATCGTCGCCGACGACTACGGCATCGACGACGCCTGGCCGGTCTTCTGCGAAGAGTTCAAGCAATGGGTGCTGGAAGACAATTTCCCTGAGGGACGCCCGGCGCTGGAAAAGGTCGGCGTGCAGTTCGTGCCCGATGTGGCGCCCTACGAGCACATGAAGATCCGCATTCTCAACGGTGGCCATGCGGCCATCGCCTATCCGGCCGCCTTGCTCGATATCCATTTCGTACACGAGGCGATGGAGGATCCGGATATCCGCGCCTTCCTCGGCAAGCTGGAGCGCGAGGAGATCATTCCGGTCATCCCGCCCGTGCCGGATACCGATCTCAACGACTATTACGCCCTGATCGAGCGGCGCTTCTCCAACCCGAAGATCGCCGACACGATCCCGCGCCTTGCCCAGGACGGCTCCAACCGGCAGCCGAAGTTCATCCTGCCTTCCACCGCCGACCGGTTGTCCCGCGGCGAGGATGTGACCGGTCTCGCGCTGGTCTCGGCCCTTTGGTGCCATTATCTTGCCGGCGTGACGGACAGCGGCAAGGCAATCGCCTTCAACGACCCGAACATCGACCGCATCCATGCGGCAGCGACCGCGGCAAAGAACGATCCGCAGGCCTTCCTTGGTCTGGGGGATATTTTCGGCGCTGTCGCGAATGCCGGCCTCTTCATCCGGCGCTTCACCGATGCCCTGCAATCGTTGCAGCAGAACGGCACGCGGGCGACCTTGAAGCGTTATCTGGACAATGCGCTGTCGAGCTGA
- a CDS encoding HAD family phosphatase yields the protein MAANATDLVIFDCDGVLVDSEPISISVLVEALAAAGVAMSEAEAHERFLGRSLKSMSEILHDDYGLAVDATFLETMRKALYARFRSELQPIDGVAETVDRLGIAHCVASSSQPERIRLSLSVTGLIDRFEPNIFSASMVTHGKPAPDLFLHASASMGITPGRCVVVEDSPAGIMAAKSAGMRVVAFTGGSHARTPQHREALMALGPDALFDDMRELLQFVRNEKGGGKEH from the coding sequence ATGGCCGCCAACGCGACAGATCTCGTCATTTTCGACTGCGACGGCGTGCTCGTCGATAGCGAGCCGATCTCGATTTCCGTGCTGGTAGAGGCGCTGGCAGCGGCGGGCGTGGCGATGAGCGAGGCCGAAGCGCACGAGCGCTTCCTTGGCCGCAGCCTGAAAAGCATGTCGGAAATCCTGCATGACGATTATGGCCTTGCGGTCGATGCCACGTTCCTGGAGACCATGCGCAAGGCGCTCTATGCGCGTTTCCGCTCCGAACTTCAGCCGATCGACGGCGTTGCCGAGACCGTGGACCGGCTTGGCATCGCCCATTGCGTCGCCTCCTCCAGCCAGCCGGAACGCATTCGCCTCTCGCTTTCCGTCACCGGCCTCATCGACCGTTTCGAGCCCAACATCTTCAGCGCCAGCATGGTGACGCACGGCAAGCCGGCGCCCGACCTTTTCCTGCACGCGAGTGCCAGCATGGGGATTACACCCGGCAGATGCGTCGTCGTGGAGGACAGTCCGGCGGGCATCATGGCGGCGAAATCGGCCGGCATGCGCGTCGTCGCCTTCACGGGTGGCTCGCATGCGCGCACGCCGCAGCACCGCGAGGCCCTGATGGCCCTCGGCCCCGACGCCCTATTTGACGACATGCGGGAATTGCTACAGTTTGTCCGCAACGAAAAGGGCGGCGGGAAAGAACATTGA
- a CDS encoding FGGY-family carbohydrate kinase: MRDLIVAVDIGTGSARAGVFDRSGTMLGRAEHPIAMRRPSADLAEHDSEDIWQAVCAAVKAACKAADAPAARVAALGVDATCSLVVRDTAGNPLAVSGAEGERWDTIVWLDHRALEEADLCTATGHPVLAHSGRVMSPEMEMPKLMWLKRQRPGQWAKAGYFFDLADFITWRATGSNARSRCTMTAKWNYLAHETAPWRADFLKAVGLEDVRERGGLPDETVPVGAAVGRLTNDAAEALGLDTDCVVAAGLIDAYAGALGVLGSFAGEPEKLERQLALIGGTSSCIVAFSRSAKFGLGLWGPYYEAVLPDWWLVEGGQSATGALLDHVVRAHSAGGEPTAANHARILARIAVLRAEEGEAFGARLHVLPDFHGNRSPLADPQALGVISGLALDASFDGLCRLYWRTAVAIALGIRHILETMGEGGYLPDTLHVAGGHLRNPLLMELYRDVTGCRLVVPEAGDAVLLGSAMAAAVAGGLHGDLPSAGRAMHPGGRTLLPDAGRKAGYDRDYRRFLTLYRHRAELEAML, encoded by the coding sequence ATGCGCGATCTGATCGTTGCGGTGGACATCGGCACGGGGAGCGCGCGTGCCGGCGTGTTCGACCGGAGCGGCACGATGCTCGGCCGTGCGGAACATCCCATCGCCATGCGGCGGCCGAGCGCCGATCTTGCCGAGCACGATTCCGAAGATATCTGGCAGGCGGTCTGCGCCGCCGTGAAGGCGGCCTGCAAGGCAGCCGATGCCCCGGCGGCGCGCGTTGCCGCTTTGGGTGTCGATGCCACCTGTTCGCTCGTCGTTCGCGACACGGCGGGAAATCCGCTTGCGGTGTCCGGCGCAGAGGGCGAACGGTGGGACACCATCGTCTGGCTGGACCATCGCGCGCTGGAAGAGGCCGATCTCTGCACCGCGACCGGCCACCCGGTCCTTGCCCATTCCGGCCGCGTCATGTCGCCGGAAATGGAAATGCCGAAGCTGATGTGGCTGAAGCGCCAGCGGCCGGGGCAATGGGCGAAGGCCGGCTATTTCTTCGACCTTGCCGATTTCATCACCTGGCGGGCGACGGGGTCGAATGCCCGCTCGCGCTGCACGATGACGGCCAAGTGGAACTATCTCGCCCATGAGACGGCGCCGTGGCGCGCGGACTTCCTGAAGGCGGTCGGGCTGGAGGACGTGCGGGAGCGCGGCGGCCTGCCCGACGAGACCGTGCCCGTCGGCGCAGCCGTCGGCCGGTTGACGAACGACGCGGCGGAGGCGCTCGGGCTCGATACGGATTGCGTGGTCGCGGCAGGCCTCATCGACGCCTATGCCGGTGCGCTCGGCGTGCTCGGCTCCTTTGCGGGCGAGCCGGAAAAACTGGAGCGCCAGCTGGCGCTGATTGGCGGCACGTCGAGCTGCATCGTCGCTTTTTCGCGTTCGGCGAAATTCGGCCTCGGCCTGTGGGGGCCGTATTACGAGGCGGTGCTGCCGGACTGGTGGCTGGTGGAGGGCGGTCAGTCGGCGACGGGCGCGCTGCTCGATCATGTGGTGCGCGCACACAGCGCGGGGGGCGAGCCGACGGCGGCAAATCATGCCCGCATTCTCGCACGCATCGCGGTGTTGCGGGCCGAGGAGGGGGAAGCTTTCGGCGCGCGGCTGCATGTGCTGCCGGATTTCCATGGTAACCGGTCGCCACTTGCCGATCCACAGGCGCTCGGCGTGATCAGCGGCCTTGCGCTCGACGCCTCCTTCGACGGGCTCTGCCGCCTCTATTGGCGGACCGCGGTCGCCATCGCGCTCGGCATCCGCCATATCCTGGAAACGATGGGCGAGGGCGGCTATCTGCCCGATACGCTGCATGTCGCCGGCGGCCATTTGCGCAATCCGCTGCTGATGGAACTCTACCGCGACGTCACCGGCTGCCGGCTCGTCGTGCCCGAGGCGGGCGACGCCGTGCTCCTGGGAAGCGCGATGGCGGCGGCCGTCGCCGGCGGGCTTCATGGCGACCTGCCGTCCGCGGGCCGGGCGATGCATCCGGGTGGCCGCACGCTGTTGCCGGATGCCGGCCGCAAGGCGGGCTATGACCGGGATTATCGCCGTTTCCTCACGCTTTACCGCCACCGCGCGGAGCTGGAAGCGATGCTTTGA
- a CDS encoding response regulator — translation MPISDRIGPHLPALRRYARALTGTQSSGDAYVAATLETILIDPSVLPEGEDDKARLFGLLSRIISSLPVSVSRGAGTITPGAEAPYDLSGVPPLGRQALLLATVEGFSVDKTAEILEAQVSAVRALLDAAFAEIAAQAETGIMIIEDEPLIALDLAHMVSGMGHRVTGIARTQAEAETLWSDSRPGLVLADVRLADGSSGIDAVNTILSRTNIPVIFITAYPERLLTGERPEPAFLVSKPFNPEQVKVLINQALLFTPQTRAAA, via the coding sequence ATGCCGATTTCCGATCGTATCGGGCCGCACCTGCCGGCCCTTCGCCGCTATGCCCGCGCGCTCACGGGCACGCAGTCTTCGGGCGACGCCTATGTGGCCGCCACGCTCGAAACCATCCTTATCGACCCCTCGGTGCTGCCGGAAGGAGAAGACGACAAGGCAAGGCTCTTCGGCCTCCTGAGCCGCATCATCTCATCGCTGCCCGTCTCGGTGAGCAGAGGAGCGGGCACGATCACGCCGGGTGCCGAAGCGCCCTACGATCTCTCGGGCGTTCCCCCGCTCGGCCGGCAGGCGTTGCTGCTCGCCACCGTCGAAGGCTTTTCCGTCGACAAGACCGCCGAAATCCTCGAAGCGCAGGTGAGCGCGGTGCGCGCACTCCTCGATGCCGCCTTTGCAGAAATCGCCGCCCAGGCGGAAACCGGCATCATGATCATCGAGGACGAACCACTGATCGCACTCGACCTTGCCCATATGGTCAGCGGCATGGGCCACCGTGTCACCGGCATCGCCCGCACCCAGGCCGAAGCCGAAACGCTCTGGAGCGACAGCCGGCCGGGCCTCGTGCTCGCCGATGTCCGGCTTGCCGACGGCTCCTCCGGCATCGACGCCGTCAACACGATCCTCTCCCGCACCAACATCCCCGTCATCTTCATCACGGCCTACCCCGAACGGCTGCTGACAGGCGAGCGGCCGGAACCGGCCTTCCTCGTCTCCAAGCCGTTCAACCCGGAGCAGGTGAAGGTTCTGATCAACCAGGCCCTCCTCTTCACGCCGCAGACCCGCGCAGCGGCTTGA
- a CDS encoding NepR family anti-sigma factor gives MNKQNPGRQSPPKVNDPNAQIAMKLRTFYHSVQDEALPQRFLDLLEKLDAVESSVQRAE, from the coding sequence GTGAACAAGCAGAACCCCGGGAGGCAATCTCCCCCAAAGGTGAATGATCCGAATGCGCAGATCGCAATGAAGCTGCGCACGTTCTATCATTCCGTGCAGGATGAGGCGCTTCCCCAGAGGTTCCTGGATCTTCTCGAAAAATTGGATGCTGTCGAAAGCAGCGTGCAACGGGCCGAGTGA
- a CDS encoding RNA polymerase sigma factor, with product MDQGQTTFKRELLAVLPSLRAFAISLIGRHDQADDLVQDTIMKAWAKQEQFEMGTNMKAWLFTILRNELYSKLRKRGREIQDSEGIFTENLAQHPSQYGSLDMQDFKKALEKLPDEQREAIILVGASGFSYEEAAEICGCALGTIKSRVNRARQRLQELLQVSGESDYGPDAISAPITSRAFAS from the coding sequence ATGGACCAGGGACAGACGACTTTCAAGCGCGAGTTGCTGGCAGTACTGCCGAGCCTGCGCGCCTTCGCCATTTCCCTCATCGGCCGCCACGACCAGGCGGACGATCTGGTACAGGACACCATCATGAAGGCCTGGGCCAAGCAGGAACAGTTCGAGATGGGCACCAACATGAAGGCCTGGCTCTTCACGATCCTGCGCAACGAGCTTTACAGCAAGCTGCGCAAGCGCGGCCGTGAAATACAGGATTCCGAGGGCATCTTCACCGAGAACCTGGCGCAGCATCCCTCGCAATACGGTTCGCTCGACATGCAGGATTTCAAGAAGGCCTTGGAAAAGCTGCCGGACGAACAGCGCGAGGCGATCATCCTCGTCGGTGCCTCGGGCTTCTCCTATGAGGAAGCGGCGGAAATCTGCGGCTGCGCGCTCGGCACGATCAAGAGCCGCGTGAACCGCGCCCGCCAGCGCCTGCAGGAGCTGCTGCAGGTAAGCGGCGAAAGCGATTACGGGCCGGACGCGATTTCCGCGCCGATCACCTCGCGCGCGTTCGCATCGTGA
- a CDS encoding sensor histidine kinase, protein MKDNIQPLPFEVAAVLGAPDRLAALDAAMPVFLGPDADFDDITALAAALFEAPIALVTVLGRTDQWFLARQGTPEIRAPSEDSFCARLITLSSGEPLAVRNALEDPRFSTLPSVIGEPHLRFYAGAPVTIEGRAVGTVCVFDIKPRAEIAPDLLPRLKRLAALAASLIKLKDEARRRTLAAEVLSRDEKRHALALDAANVASWLWDIQTGMVSGNETFYRMLGIKPAKPMRARKFFTSVHSADRKMTIGRLRNALATGKEYDGLFRAAKSGRWLLGRGRVHEWDADGRPTIFLGINVDVTEGQLASERTRLLLRELNHRVKNTLAMLQSLARQTLRQTSDPVEFMDAFAGRLQSLSEAHGLLSDHEWGVIHLKMLLQKQIMPYAFDYESQVEIHKDEVELGPDQAVGLGLVLHELATNARKYGALSVRSGKVVITARVVNEDEQRVLNMTWHEVGGPPVDPNGRRGFGSVLIERSLDKILGSSVHVEYLPKGVTAVVRMPL, encoded by the coding sequence ATGAAGGATAATATCCAGCCTCTGCCGTTTGAAGTTGCCGCGGTTCTGGGCGCGCCCGACCGTCTGGCGGCGCTTGACGCGGCCATGCCGGTCTTTCTCGGTCCCGATGCCGATTTCGACGATATCACCGCGCTTGCCGCCGCGCTCTTCGAGGCGCCGATCGCGCTTGTTACCGTGCTCGGCCGTACGGACCAGTGGTTCCTCGCCCGCCAGGGCACGCCCGAAATCCGCGCCCCCTCGGAAGACTCCTTCTGCGCACGCCTGATCACGCTGTCGTCCGGCGAGCCGCTCGCTGTTCGCAATGCGCTGGAAGATCCGCGATTTTCGACCCTGCCGAGCGTGATCGGCGAACCGCATCTGCGCTTTTACGCCGGCGCGCCGGTTACCATCGAGGGACGGGCCGTCGGCACGGTCTGCGTCTTCGATATAAAGCCCCGGGCGGAAATCGCTCCCGACCTCCTGCCGCGCCTGAAACGGCTGGCGGCGCTGGCCGCCTCGCTGATCAAGCTGAAGGACGAGGCGCGGCGGCGGACCCTTGCCGCGGAAGTGCTGTCGCGCGACGAGAAGCGCCATGCACTGGCGCTGGACGCGGCCAATGTGGCAAGCTGGCTGTGGGATATCCAGACGGGCATGGTTTCGGGCAACGAGACCTTCTATCGCATGCTCGGCATCAAGCCTGCCAAGCCGATGCGCGCGCGGAAGTTCTTCACCTCCGTGCATTCCGCCGACCGCAAGATGACCATCGGGCGCCTGCGCAATGCGCTTGCCACCGGCAAGGAATATGACGGCCTGTTCCGCGCGGCAAAATCCGGACGCTGGCTGCTCGGCCGCGGGCGCGTGCACGAATGGGATGCGGACGGGCGGCCGACGATCTTCCTGGGCATCAATGTCGACGTCACCGAGGGGCAGCTTGCCTCGGAGCGCACGCGCCTCCTGCTGCGCGAGCTCAACCACCGGGTCAAGAACACGCTCGCCATGCTGCAATCGCTGGCGCGCCAGACATTGCGGCAGACGAGCGATCCCGTCGAGTTCATGGATGCCTTCGCCGGGCGGCTGCAATCGCTCTCCGAGGCGCATGGTCTGCTCAGCGATCACGAATGGGGCGTCATTCACCTGAAGATGCTGCTGCAGAAGCAGATCATGCCCTATGCCTTCGATTACGAAAGCCAGGTCGAAATCCACAAGGACGAGGTGGAACTGGGGCCGGACCAGGCCGTCGGGCTCGGCCTCGTTTTGCACGAGCTTGCGACCAATGCCCGCAAATACGGCGCGCTTTCGGTGCGTTCCGGCAAGGTGGTGATCACCGCGCGCGTGGTGAACGAAGATGAGCAGCGCGTGCTCAACATGACCTGGCACGAAGTGGGTGGACCGCCGGTCGATCCGAACGGTCGTCGCGGCTTCGGCTCGGTGCTGATCGAACGCAGCCTCGACAAGATCCTCGGCAGCAGTGTGCATGTCGAGTATCTGCCGAAGGGCGTGACCGCCGTCGTGCGGATGCCGCTTTAA
- a CDS encoding YqjD family protein produces the protein MANGLFSSRSKTLRSSIQDDAQAVEDQIAELRAEIAALAGLLANDAADGAGRIRRKARAVKADVSDAAHGLKDRADGDIKSMIAAGEDILAEFQARYQDSGRKARQAVKENPLATLGVAAAAGFLLATLLRR, from the coding sequence ATGGCCAACGGACTGTTTTCATCCCGCAGCAAGACCCTTCGCAGCAGCATCCAGGACGACGCCCAGGCGGTCGAGGACCAGATCGCGGAACTGCGCGCGGAAATCGCGGCGCTCGCCGGCCTTCTCGCCAATGACGCCGCCGATGGCGCGGGCCGCATTCGCCGCAAGGCACGCGCGGTGAAGGCAGACGTCAGCGATGCCGCCCATGGCCTCAAGGACCGGGCGGACGGCGACATCAAGAGCATGATCGCCGCCGGCGAGGACATTCTCGCCGAATTCCAGGCCCGCTATCAGGATTCAGGCCGCAAGGCGCGGCAGGCCGTCAAGGAGAACCCGCTGGCGACGCTCGGCGTTGCAGCCGCCGCCGGCTTCCTGCTCGCCACCCTGCTGCGGCGCTGA
- a CDS encoding heme ABC transporter ATP-binding protein, with amino-acid sequence MITAKNLSVSLSGKTIVHGVSLTAKPGEITAIVGPNGSGKTTMLKAIAGELASKGDISLNGHDVRTLQPWQLAIKRAVLPQAATIAFPFTVREIVRLGLTVGPNRHAERIDAVTAEALGAVDLAGFAGRFYQELSGGEQQRVQLARVLSQIWEPVLDGEPCFLMLDEPVSALDIRHQLTIMQLARRYCEGGGGVIAVMHDLNLTAMFADHMVMMKNGRIERSGPPAEVMTDDAMEAVFGCRMRINGVPAAGVPFVLPHTASA; translated from the coding sequence ATGATCACCGCGAAGAACCTCTCGGTCAGCCTTTCCGGCAAGACCATCGTGCACGGCGTATCGCTGACCGCAAAGCCCGGCGAGATCACCGCCATTGTCGGCCCCAACGGTTCGGGCAAGACGACGATGCTGAAGGCCATCGCCGGCGAACTCGCCAGCAAGGGCGACATCAGCCTCAACGGCCATGACGTGCGCACGCTGCAGCCCTGGCAGCTCGCCATCAAGCGCGCGGTGCTGCCGCAGGCCGCCACCATCGCCTTCCCCTTCACGGTGCGCGAGATCGTTCGCCTCGGCCTCACCGTCGGCCCGAACCGCCATGCCGAGCGCATCGATGCCGTCACCGCCGAAGCCCTCGGCGCCGTCGACCTCGCGGGTTTTGCCGGCCGGTTCTACCAGGAACTCTCCGGCGGCGAGCAACAGCGCGTGCAGCTTGCCCGCGTGCTCTCGCAGATCTGGGAGCCGGTGCTCGACGGCGAGCCCTGCTTCCTGATGCTGGACGAGCCGGTTTCCGCGCTCGATATCCGCCACCAGCTCACCATCATGCAGCTCGCCCGGCGCTATTGCGAGGGCGGCGGCGGGGTGATCGCGGTCATGCACGATCTCAACCTCACCGCCATGTTCGCCGACCATATGGTGATGATGAAGAACGGTCGCATCGAACGCTCCGGCCCACCCGCCGAGGTGATGACCGACGATGCCATGGAAGCCGTCTTCGGCTGCCGCATGCGCATCAACGGCGTGCCCGCAGCCGGTGTGCCCTTCGTGCTGCCACACACCGCTTCGGCCTGA
- a CDS encoding iron ABC transporter permease, translating to MSLNDAMRGPLARGSLLMRSGQAKAAGDRTAIARLTLAALVILSIVALALSIATGASDASATNVIGALLTGAEDTALSVRDRIIVFDIRMPRALLGFLIGAALAMSGAVMQGLFRNPLADPGLVGISSGSALGAVLMIVLGSSLPAGVMLTLGAYALPLAAFGGGLLTTLLLYRIATRGGQTSVATMLLAGIAISALAGAVTGILIYMADDKQLRDITFWGLGSLSGMTWLKLFAAGPIILLALVVVPFLSRGLNAITLGEAAAFHMGVKVQHLKYVAIVAVAGAVGASVAVSGGIGFVGIVVPHLLRIVIGPDHRYLLPASALLGGVLLLGADMLARTIVAPAELPIGIITALAGAPFFLWVLLRDRTRNGW from the coding sequence ATGTCTCTCAATGATGCGATGCGCGGCCCGCTCGCGCGCGGCTCCCTTCTGATGCGTTCCGGTCAGGCCAAGGCCGCCGGCGACCGGACGGCCATCGCCCGCCTGACCCTTGCCGCGCTCGTCATCCTGTCGATCGTCGCGCTCGCCTTGTCGATCGCCACCGGCGCTTCGGATGCTTCCGCGACCAATGTCATCGGCGCGCTGCTGACCGGCGCTGAGGACACCGCGCTCAGCGTGCGCGATCGCATCATCGTCTTCGACATCCGCATGCCCCGCGCCCTGCTCGGCTTCCTCATCGGCGCGGCGCTCGCCATGTCCGGCGCCGTCATGCAGGGCCTCTTCCGCAATCCGCTCGCAGATCCCGGCCTCGTCGGCATTTCCTCCGGTTCGGCACTCGGCGCGGTGCTGATGATCGTGCTCGGCAGCAGCCTGCCGGCCGGCGTGATGCTCACGCTCGGCGCCTATGCATTGCCGCTCGCCGCCTTCGGCGGCGGCCTGCTGACCACGCTGCTGCTCTACCGCATCGCGACACGCGGCGGCCAGACCTCCGTCGCCACCATGCTGCTGGCCGGTATCGCCATCTCGGCGCTCGCCGGCGCCGTCACCGGCATCCTCATCTACATGGCCGACGACAAGCAGCTGCGCGACATCACCTTCTGGGGCCTCGGCTCGCTTTCCGGCATGACCTGGCTGAAGCTGTTCGCCGCCGGTCCGATCATCCTGCTCGCGCTCGTCGTCGTGCCATTCCTGTCGCGCGGCCTCAACGCCATCACGCTCGGCGAGGCCGCCGCCTTCCACATGGGCGTCAAGGTGCAGCATCTGAAATATGTCGCCATCGTCGCCGTGGCCGGCGCGGTCGGCGCGTCGGTCGCGGTCAGCGGCGGCATCGGCTTCGTCGGCATCGTCGTGCCGCATCTCCTGCGCATCGTCATCGGCCCGGACCATCGCTACCTGTTGCCGGCTTCGGCCCTGCTCGGCGGCGTGCTGCTGCTTGGCGCCGACATGCTGGCCCGCACCATCGTCGCCCCCGCCGAACTGCCCATCGGCATCATCACGGCGCTTGCCGGCGCGCCCTTCTTCCTCTGGGTCCTGCTGCGCGACCGCACCCGGAACGGCTGGTAG